A region from the Hypericibacter adhaerens genome encodes:
- a CDS encoding carbohydrate ABC transporter permease, which yields MKRRVPVTFILPSAVVLFAVAAFPVGFGIWAGFHQWNWSLGQADNWSFIGLDNYVRLLGSPEFWNSIKVTAYFAVVSVAVELVVGLGIALLLHHNVRASWFFRSAVVFPLMVSDIVAAVIFSTLLDPTLGTFNYFLSLFGLPGPNWVGNPNLVILTLVMVDTWWQTGNIILILLAGLTSIPQDRIDMASIDGASGWKMLVHITLPALKPFILVALVFRTIDALRVFALAWAITKGGPSRATDVAQLYIFKQGIGGFFNMGYASAAATLFAIMVGLVSGVYLLFMRKEAP from the coding sequence ATCTGGGCCGGCTTCCATCAATGGAACTGGTCGCTGGGCCAGGCCGACAATTGGAGCTTCATCGGCCTGGACAATTATGTCCGGCTTCTCGGCAGCCCCGAGTTCTGGAACTCGATCAAGGTCACCGCCTATTTCGCCGTGGTCTCGGTCGCGGTCGAGCTGGTCGTCGGCCTCGGGATCGCGCTGCTCCTGCATCATAACGTCAGGGCCTCCTGGTTCTTCCGCTCCGCCGTCGTCTTTCCCCTGATGGTCTCGGATATCGTCGCGGCGGTGATCTTCTCGACCCTGCTCGACCCGACGCTGGGCACCTTCAACTATTTCCTGAGCCTCTTCGGCCTGCCCGGACCGAACTGGGTCGGCAATCCGAACCTCGTGATCCTGACGCTGGTGATGGTCGACACCTGGTGGCAGACCGGAAACATCATCCTGATCCTGCTGGCCGGCCTGACCAGCATTCCCCAGGACCGCATCGACATGGCCTCGATCGACGGCGCCAGCGGCTGGAAGATGCTGGTCCATATCACGCTGCCCGCGCTCAAGCCCTTCATCCTCGTGGCGCTGGTCTTCCGCACCATCGATGCGCTACGCGTCTTCGCGCTGGCCTGGGCGATCACCAAGGGCGGGCCGTCGCGGGCGACCGATGTCGCGCAGCTCTATATCTTCAAGCAGGGCATCGGCGGATTCTTCAACATGGGTTACGCCTCGGCGGCGGCGACCCTGTTCGCGATCATGGTAGGCCTGGTCTCGGGCGTCTATCTGCTCTTCATGCGGAAGGAGGCGCCATGA